A window from Pagrus major chromosome 4, Pma_NU_1.0 encodes these proteins:
- the igdcc4 gene encoding immunoglobulin superfamily DCC subclass member 4 — MAVESTIWLFCLLSLFCGPSKQEKPVSVELSCGAGPSYVVLEPGLPLLLDCNLGASDAPFNVTWLQDGQPLPLEGADFLQFLANGSLLLLPSSKDGHPPQGVEGGYSCVSASALGALTSRTVNVLLASLSKFHQEPSPQTVPAGGAARFECQIEGVPTPVITWEKDRVAVPEEPRFISLPNGVLQILEVTKEDEGAYRCVSSNSARKDMSHEARLTVTTGSTETLNRVVIVAPPQNATVVLGRPAVMECMAQGQPKPLVSWSRQDGKPISTDVVVLATNLVIRDTRRHHSGVYVCRANKPMTREFVIAAAELHVPAPPVILQPPETASLSRGNTARFVCNSSGEPPPVLHWLKNGKPIKPFRRVKSQTPGVLLINQLALEDAGYYQCIADNGLGTACATAKLTVIVREGLPSPPRHLSATPYSSTTALLTWEKPEYNSDQIIGYSVHCQRAAGSDNVEYQFAMNNDTTEYHVKELLPHTAYTFFVVAYSPMGASRPSLPVTVEMLEDVPSAPPQLSIASTSPTDIRLMWHPLSSQHSRGAVTRYRIEYSTVDQVDSVFSVEVGGNETQFTLRELQPNQAYRLRIAAGTGVGFGVPSEWAQHQTLAQYNHSEHSLVIFAPNELKVRARLNTLNVTWHPSLNHTLVSGYKLSCREVEADESVNGGRPTQTHTIRLRKKARYHLLTGLVPDRQYEVRVWAFNKQIDGAAAVWKGRTDKVHGRTPEPPPRPPPMPPSSIQAMANTSTSIWLRWEKPRFSNVRIINYTVRCSPAGTTNASLVSYHTSSAQEILLGALKPFTRYELAVQSNGVDVVGPFSGTVEESTLSDRPSTPPEELQLSALDSSSVLVSWRPPLEPNGIIISYRILYSGNLSQPEHLWENLSQDGSITSVEVQGLSSGTRYFFKMGASTEVGPGPYSPIKDVHTPVPKYELDIHAVTGIIVGVCLGLICILLCMCFSFRNGKSREVSGGLDSTAVTPQYRRGGSPASTNVPECSDSHELETLMPPGNQEAGQPVEEASEEQSLMASANPREGEDAPAPEPKAAWNGSVSHDWANRITRYRDTITEDSPTLINGALNTLITDNGTDSSDRLCASLCSNQVEAEVIVHSELTDPGREKEEEGSKREMDSNTPRGPSLSEDRYSPLSQPCPPGEEDTLEKLSLAQSPLSLPSIKLVANHNGELEGMGDRPNADLEPQQDIGLTNGFHSPKTVRTVLRSEHLENGDSRHCPSAPGKAISAGLSPAPFVSSGLVHSTSAAHSYLCP, encoded by the exons AAAAGCCTGTTTCGGTGGAGCTGAGCTGCGGGGCCGGACCCAGCTATGTAGTGTTGGAGCCAGGTTTGCCCCTCTTGCTGGACTGCAACCTCGGGGCCAGCGATGCACCTTTTAATGTCACCTGGCTTCAGGATGGCCAGCCTCTGCCTCTGGAGGGAGCCGACTTCCTGCAGTTTTTGGCCAACGGatccctcctcctgctgcccaGCTCGAAGGATGGACACCCTCCTCAGGGAGTGGAGGGAGGCTACAGCTGCGTGAGCGCCAGTGCCCTGGGAGCGCTGACTAGCCGGACTGTAAATGTTCTCCTAGCAA GTCTGTCTAAATTCCATCAGGAGCCGTCACCTCAGACAGTGCCTGCTGGGGGAGCCGCCCGCTTCGAGTGCCAGATTGAGGGAGTGCCCACACCTGTTATTACGTGGGAGAAGGACAGAGTGGCTGTCCCTGAAGAGCCAAG GTTCATTTCCCTTCCTAACGGGGTGCTGCAGATTCTGGAGGTGACCAAGGAGGATGAGGGTGCCTACCGCTGTGTCTCATCCAACTCTGCCAGAAAGGACATGAGTCATGAAGCCAGGCTCACTGTCACCACAG GCTCTACAGAGACCCTGAACAGAGTTGTGATTGTTGCACCGCCTCAGAATGCAACAGTCGTGCTCGGCCGCCCCGCTGTGATGGAGTGTATGGCACAAGGCCAGCCGAAGCCGCTGGTGTCCTGGAGCAGACAAG ATGGAAAGCCCATCTCCACTGATGTGGTTGTCCTTGCAACAAACCTGGTGATTAGGGACACGAGGCGTCACCATTCCGGCGTCTATGTCTGCCGGGCCAACAAGCCCATGACCAGAGAGTTTGTcattgctgctgctgagctgcatGTGCCTG CACCTCCAGTGATCCTCCAGCCCCCAGAGACCGCATCCCTCTCCCGGGGCAACACAGCCAGGTTTGTGTGCAACAGCTCCGGGGAGCCTCCTCCGGTGTTGCACTGGCTGAAGAATGGCAAGCCCATCAAGCCGTTCAGACGCGTGAAGAGCCAAACCCCTGGAGTCCTGCTCATCAACCAGCTGGCACTGGAGGATGCGGGCTACTACCAGTGCATAGCTGACAACGGGCTGGGCACGGCCTGCGCCACTGCCAAGCTGACGGTGATCGTGAGGGAGGGTCTGCCCAGCCCTCCTCGCCACCTGTCTGCCACGCCCTACTCCAGCACAACTGCTCTGCTCACCTGGGAGAAACCAGAGTACAACTCAGACCAAATCATCGGCTACTCTGTGCACTGCCAGCGTGCTGCAG GCTCAGATAACGTGGAGTACCAGTTTGCGATGAACAACGACACCACCGAGTACCACGTCAAAGAGCTTCTCCCACATACTGCCTACACATTCTTCGTGGTGGCTTACTCTCCGATGGGCGCCAGTCGGCCGTCGCTGCCTGTTACTGTAGAGATGCTGGAGGACG TGCCGAGTGCACCTCCTCAGCTGTCAATAGCCAGCACCTCCCCCACAGACATCAGGCTGATGTGGCATCCATTGTCCTCGCAGCACAGTCGAGGAGCTGTCACACGCTACCGCATTGAGTACAGCACTGTGGATCAGG TGGACAGTGTATTCTCAGTTGAAGTTGGGGGTAATGAGACTCAATTCACACTAAGAGAGCTGCAGCCAAACCAAGCCTACCGACTGAGGATCGCAGCTGGAACAGGCGTCGGCTTTGGGGTTCCCTCTGAATGGGCCCAGCACCAGACATTAgcccagtacaaccacagtgAGCACAGCCTAG TGATCTTTGCACCAAACGAGCTGAAAGTCAGAGCcagactgaacacactgaatgtgACATGGCATCCCTCGCTCAATCACACACTGGTCTCTGGCTACAAGCTGTCCTGTCGAGAGGTGGAAGCAGATGAATCAGTCAATGGAGGAAGGCCAACACAGACCCACACCATCAGGCTCCGTAAGAAGGCCAGGTATCATCTCCTCACCGGGCTGG tccCTGACCGGCAGTATGAGGTCAGGGTTTGGGCCTTCAACAAGCAGATAGACGGAGCAGCTGCTGTGTGGAAGGGGAGGACAGACAAGGTTCACGGCAGAA CACCCGAACCACCACCACGCCCCCCTCCAATGCCCCCAAGCAGCATCCAAGCCATGGccaacacctccacctccatctggCTGCGCTGGGAGAAACCGCGTTTCAGCAACGTACGGATCATCAACTACACAGTGCGCTGCAGCCCGGCGGGTACCACCAACGCCTCCTTGGTCTCCTATCACACCAG ctcTGCTCAGGAGATACTGCTCGGGGCGCTGAAGCCCTTCACCCGCTATGAGCTGGCCGTGCAGTCTAATGGAGTGGATGTGGTGGGACCTTTCAGCGGCACGGTGGAGGAGTCGACTCTGTCTGACC ggccctccacacctccggaggagctgcagctgagcgCTCTGGACTCGTCGTCTGTGCTGGTGAGCTGGCGCCCTCCGCTGGAGCCAAACGGTATCATCATCAGCTACAGGATCTTGTACAGTGGCAACCTCAGCCAGCCTGAGCACTTGTGGGAAAACCTCTCTCAGGATG ggagCATCACCAGTGTGGAGGTGCAGGGTTTGTCCAGTGGCACCcgttacttttttaaaatgggtGCATCTACTGAGGTGGGGCCAGGGCCTTATTCACCCATAAAGGATGTTCACACCCCTGTTCCAAAATATG AGCTGGACATCCACGCAGTGACAGGCATCATAGTCGGTGTGTGTCTCGGACTGATATGCATCCTCCTCTGCATGTGTTTCAGCTTTCGTAACGGCAAATCCAG GGAGGTGTCTGGAGGCCTGGACTCCACAGCTGTGACCCCTCAGTACAGGAGAGGAGGCAGCCCCGCTTCCACCAACGTGCCAGAGTGCAGCGATAGCCACGAGCTGGAGACACTAATGCCCCCAGGCAACCAAGAGGCTGGCCAGCCGGTAGAAGAGGCCTCAGAGGAGCAGAGCCTGATGGCAAGTGCTAATCCGAGGGAAGGGGAGGATGCCCCCGCACCTGAACCCAAG GCTGCTTGGAATGGCTCTGTGAGCCATGACTGGGCCAACAGAATCACTAGATACAGAGACACCATAACAGAAGACTCTCCAACACTCATTAATGGAGCTCTCAACACGCTAATTACTGATAACGGCACG GACTCATCAGATCGTCTGTGTGCATCCCTGTGCAGTAACCAGGTCGAGGCAGAAGTCATTGTTCACTCAGAGCTGACAGACCCcgggagggagaaggaggaggagggcagcaAAAGGGAGATGGATTCTAACACCCCCAGAGGACCCTCATTATCCGAGGACAGATATTCCCCTTTGAGCCAGCCGTGCCCACCAGGCGAGGAGGACACACTAGAAAAACTATCACTGGCTCAAAGCCCCTTGAGTCTTCCCTCGATAAAGTTGGTGGCTAATCACAACGGGGAGCTAGAAGGCATGGGAGACCGGCCGAACGCAGACTTAGAGCCACAGCAAGACATTGGGCTGACCAATGGCTTCCACTCCCCAAAGACGGTGCGCACGGTGCTGAGGTCAGAGCATCTGGAAAACGGCGACTCCAGACACTGCCCCTCGGCACCAGGGAAGGCCATCTCTGCCGGGCTGTCCCCTGCCCCCTTTGTCAGCTCCGGCCTTGTCCACTCTACCTCAGCAGCACACAGTTATCTGTGCCCGTAG